In Phoenix dactylifera cultivar Barhee BC4 chromosome 1, palm_55x_up_171113_PBpolish2nd_filt_p, whole genome shotgun sequence, the genomic stretch cataATGGATATAAGAATCGGATTTAAATTCATACCCAAGTGTCCAACTCTGTAGGAAGAAAAAGTAGATCAAGGGATGCATAGGATgaatataattttaattaaattagaTGTATTTATACCTTCATCCTTGTTTGTTTAAATGTTagaaaaaaacttttttaaaacattaaaaaagatattatttgttaATGTTTTGATACAAGTCTTTTGTCCAAACCTCCTAATTAACTTACTGatgtaagaaaaagaaatttttgaTAAGTTATTTCAGCACCCACTTCCTTGAACAAGCTCCGAGAAGAACAAATACTGACTTTTGATTCAAAATGACCTGTAAAACTCAATGTTGGAAGAATCCAACTCTCAACCAATCTTCAAAAGCTGCAACCAAAGAATTTCATGAGTATTCAAGTGTTTGAAATGTATCCAATTTGGATATCTATCTGACATGGATTTTTGGAGCTGGGCGTAAGTGTCTGTATGACATAACCCTTATTGAACACCATCTTAACATTATCTAGCAATTGAGTATAACCGTCATGCAGATTGACCTAAGTCCAATAAGGGTGATTACCACATGCTGTAAAGGCATTCCTCAAGTCATTGTTGGGCCATTCTTGGCCTATGCTTTGCTGTAACTCACTTGAGTATCTATTCTATTTCATTTAAGTATATATGATTCTCTGACCTTGAATTGACTGATTAACACTTTGTAAGACCTATTTCTATTTGGAACTAATGGATAGCTTATCTTTTGGTACATTAGCCCCAAATAACAAGAATCAAACAATAGAATATATGAATGACTATAAGTATTTGTAGAATTTAAGAGAAGAATTCTTGAAGGGTATGCGTTTGAAGATAGGATCCTGTGATCCTACTCAAACAAAATTGAGCATGAGAATAGCAGTCAATTGAAACTTTGCTAGGTGAATGGTTTGATACAGACAAAATTGATCTGAAATTCTAGAAGTGAAATTGGAAGAAGGAATTAGTATACATCAGAAGATATCAAATCAAGGCAATCAGTACAACTATGTTGCTTCTCAGTATAGGCACCTTCTTGTTTCAATAGTTGATCTGCTCACACAATCCACCTAATAAGGCTTGTTGTAGTTATTGTGCAGTGTTGCAAATATTATGATGCTTGAGAGGGTACTTACAGATTCTGTGCATTTGAGCTGTATCTTTGACTGGAGATGCATTTCAACATTTGTGTTTGCTAGTTCAGATGAGAGATGCTGAAACCAACTTTCATTAATGCCCAACTTTTAGGAACCTTGGGTGAAAGATATCACACTATTGTAGAAAATAAATCTTATGCTTCTCTTGGTTTGCAATGACTTTGTATCATTGATATTGGCTTGGACGTCTGAGCGATCTATCGCCACTCTTTGTGGATAATTTCTGTATGATTTATGGCATGATTCATGTAGGTTATGTGTGTCTTCTACTTGCATTGACACAACTTTAGCTTCTATATAGACAAAACCGTAGCTAAATTGTATTTTTTGTTACCTAGTGATTTTACAAAAGcaaatgatctaaaagaaaaTTGTTTGCTGGCCATATCACTGACAGTGGTACATGTTGACTAAAATTGGGAAATACTGCAAAAGTGCAAAGGATTTTAGAAACTAATGCATTCCAAAATGTTTGTATTCATATGTATTAAAATATGAAGATAATGAATTTAATCATTGTTATAGTGGCTAGCACAGGAGCAAAACCCACCATTCGGCATCTTCAAATGCACCTTAGGGTTTAAAGGTTAATATTGAAGATAGCATATCTGAATAACAAGTTTTGCCTAAAAAATTAGCATGGTTAATAAAATTGAACAGATTGCACCAGTGAAATTTTCCAATCAATAGCATGAAAATAAAAAGGAGGGAGCGATCTAATGTTACAAATCCGAATCTCAAACTGCATTAGTAGAGCTCTTTTAACTTATAAATCATGCTTTCAGGTTTCAAACCAGTTAAACAGATTGTATGCGAAGTTTCTCAAAAGAAATCCAGGCTACAATGGGAAGGTTTGTAGTGAAATGTATAAACTGAGCAATATTTGTCTTCTTTGTTGTCATGGCAACCTTGGGTGGGTTTTACAGATGCATGTTACTGTTTTCAGGTTTCAATATATGGTCACTCATTAGGAAGTGTACTGTCTTATGATATCCTTTGCCATCAAGAATGCTTATGTTCACCTTTTCCTATGGAGTCTGTTTACATGGAAAGGATACCAGAGCAAGAGTCTGTAGCTGATGCCTCCTGCCAAGCTTTTGTATCCAGTGGTACCATGACTTCTCAAAATAACAACAATAACATAAATGGTGCAAATTTGGAACAGCTGGCATGTACAGCTACGGAAGGCAGTTCTATGTCGCATCCGTATATCATGGTTAACGAGCATAATTCTCAAGACATTTCAGCAGACGTGTTAGAGGATTCCTCAAATAGTAGTGGCTTTATGTATCCTAAAGAGGAGTCTGATGATTCTGTTCCACGAAATATAACTGAAAAGCTAGATATTGATATGTTGGTCACGGAGGAAGCTGGAAAAGAGTTTGGTCAGCATTCTGGAGCTACATTCAATGCAGAAGAAAGAGATTCTAATGCAAGTCCAACCACAGGAAATGGAGATTATGAAGGTGATGCAGTTAAAGTTGCTGGAATGATGTCTAAAGACGTAATTGATAAAGACAAATTAATCTCCTTGTTGGATGAAGAGGTATGGATTAATTGCTGATCTTTCAATAAACTAATAaccttttcatgataaaatattggagattttatttattgattttgtTGATCTTACGACATGATTTGAAatggtgatttttttttgttctattataaatatttttgtttctttcttaaaTGTTTTACGTGGAAGTATGACTAGGAATTCATATTGTAAATGTGTGTGATACAGGTGAAGGCCCTTAAAGTGAGGATTGCAGAGCTTGAACATAATCTTTGCACTACAAGTTACCCTAATTGTGAGAAAATTGGCAACCGTGAATTTGATCAAGGCAATGAATAGTTTTTTGATTACCATCATAACTCTGCAGATTTTTGCTTGTATGTAATACCCTGTAGTCATATAACACGATTTTCTTGGGCTTGTCTTTGTTCTGTAGCAGGAAAAGAGGTTAAATCTACAATTAAACAATCCTCTCTTAGCAATCTCTCTACAGAGGAAGATGACAAAAGGAGCTATACACCTTATGTTAAATACACTAAGCTAGATTTCAAGGTAACAtggtctaattttttttttctcatctaTGCGATTTGTTATTACATTCCACCTCTTCTCCCCTGATTTTGGGAATATCTTCCATTCCAGTCGACCTTCATATGTTAGTCTTTCCTGTATCATATGTTTGTACATGGAGTATGCTGATATTGTTTTCATTTCTTTCTACACTGACATGTTATGTGGCACATTTATATATGCCCATCAGGTTGATACATTCTTTGCTGTCGGATCACCTCTTGGAGTTTTTCTTGCCCTTCGGAATATCCGCATAGGAATAGGTAAACAAGCCTTACTgcattttctatcttttttttttcttatcttgATTTATGGTGCTATTTTCTGTTTGATTACCCCATTGATCCATGCTCAAGAGCTGGTTTCTGCTTATTTTTCTGTTCCTTCATGGTCTTGAAATTACACACCTCATGATGAGCCCCTTATTCCTATTTGGAAAAATATATGTACTTAGTGAAAAAAAATGTGATTACTAATTCCTGTAAGTGTTATTCAGTCTCTCCTCCTGCTAGAAGTAGTAGATGAAACTTCTTTTATATCCTTCGGCTGAACTGACCTTAAATTTACAGGTTTGGATCCTGAATAAGGTTAGGTTTTGGATCTCTGAAAACAATCTAAACTGAATGGATTATAAAGGGTGGTTTTGGATATTAGCAAATGACCTGAGAAGCTAAGGAATATGGCTTCAGAATTTTCAGGAGCCAAATCTGACGACCCAGAATagtacatttataggttataTCTCATCGATGATACCATCAAGGCTTTTCCCAGTTTTTGGATTGTGTTTCTCTGTTATTAGATTCTTTTGATCTAGTGGCAAAGATTTATTTATATGCCTTAGTATTTTGTGTTGGGTAAAGTAAACACATGAAACCATAAAGATACAGTGAAATAAACACTGAAGTCATGGAAATACAAAACTACATGTTATTTAATTGAAGTACCATTAGCATCAACAACTCAAAATGAGAAATTAAGTTTCAAAGGTTGTTGTGGGACCTGTCTTGGTGGTGCGTTATTGAACTGCGGTTATAAGGAAGATCAATTTTTGATATATTATCTTAAAGCCTAGAATTTATTTCTTGTGAGAAATGGATGAGGCATATTGATCATAGTCTCCTATCAGAATGAGCTTTCTCAGTTTACACTAGTTGATGTTTTGGTCTTTGTACCAGTAAGAGTTCACCTGCTCTGTTTCCTCCTAAAACACTGTGTAGCGGTTATGTGTTCATGAAGGCAAGTTTGCCAAAGGTAGCAAAGTGGTATCAAGTCCTAAACTATCAAAGTAATGTGTATTGCAATTATCAATTGCTAGAATTCATATGACAGCTTGTCATGGTTAGGTGTTGTTTGTTTAATATGCATCTATAGTGTTATGTCAAATGCTGATTGTTGCAATTTGCAACAAGTACTATGTTATATGTTCAGCAATTTCTTTCATGTATCTTCACTCCTGGCAGCTTTCTTAGAACCATGATCTTTGATTTAAAGGCAGGGGGCAAGATTATTGGCAAGATGAAAAAATATCTGAAGAGATGCCATCTTGCAGGCAGATGTTTAACATTTTCCATCCCTTTGATCCTGTGGCTTACAGGTTTGTCCTATATCTACTAGCTTTTTCTGAATTTAAAATGCCCATTTCATTTGTTGCTGTGGAGACTTGACACTTGCGATAATACCTTCAAAAGTTGTTTCACTCTATAATGTTAAGCATAAACAAAATATGCATGCTAGATCAAGGTCCACCGTACCGGgtccggtaggcgtaccggttgcctaccggaccggtacgggccggttcgtaccgtgcttcgggcggtacgaaccgggaagctcttccccgccggaaccggggaagaagaagagaaccagagggagcgcggggaagagagggagcgaGCCCACCTttggccgccatcggagagccgcggaggggcgtcggaggccggtggggggcggcggaggccggcggggggcgggggagcccgcgggggcgctgttttaatttggggatttttaagtgaagtcggcaaccgatttgccgacttcacttaaaatcccCAAATTAAAAAACGCGGCCGCGGCCTCCGCAGCGCCCCCACGGGCTCCCCCGCCCCccgccggcctccgccgccccccaccggcctccgacgcccctccgcggctgtccgatggcggccgaaggtgggttccctccctctcttccccgcgctccctctttttctcctcgtcttcttcgtctccggcaagaaaccggcctgtaccggtttccacagctccgccgtaccggtagttggccggaccggtttgtaccggcccgtaccggccggtacgggccggttcggcaTACGCTGTGCTAGATCATTTGTCATGTCATTTGCTTGTTAATGTGAAGTTCTATTTTGAAATGAGGGAACATATTACATGAATCTAGGCTGGGCTTTCATACAGAGTAGAACCACTTATCTGCAAAGAATACATCAGCAAGCGCCCTGTTATTGTACCCTATCACAGGGGTGGGAAGAGGTTGCATATTGGATTTCAGGTGATATCATCATCCTATCAAGAAACTGCTGAAAAAGACCAGATAGTTTTCATTTTATATATCCTGTCATTTCCTTTATAGCCACCTAAATTATAAATCACTTAATATTTAATGCAGGAATTCACTGAAGATATAGCTGCACGTTCTCAAGCCATAGCAAGTCACTTAAACTCTTTGAGGGTAGGCTTCATCTGTTAGTCTCAAAAAATCTGTCATTATTTCCTTCTACATTAGATATCTTCGTGTATGCTCTGTTCATTCAGATCAATGAGCTAAGTTTTTTTATGGAAATCCCTGTTCTCAAGCCATAGCATATTATGTTTATGCTGTTAATTTTATAGATCGCTGGAAAGTGATACAAATTCTTATAGTTGATAGTTCCAACATATGAGCTGAGTGCCAGAAGTAATTAGAAAGTAGGACTTCCATGTTTGATGGGAAATATATAGATAAAAGATATGTCTCAGCTTCAAAACTTTGTTGGGTTCATGTGAGTGAATCCAGCATTGAAATGCATATGTAGAGCATTATGAGTTTTGAAAAATCACTTGCAGATCAACTTTTTGTAGATTTCCAATCTATATGAAATCCCTATCTTATAAGCTCTGATGCTGTTTCAATAGGTCAAAATGGTTAATGTTTTTCACTCACGAGACAAGGATAACATGGACGGTTAGTTCCAAAATCATTTATGTTCTCTTATCTTTTTATTAAGGGTGTCATTAGTGTTTTAATAATAAGcatttttgtggtgattaactATACAATACAGAAGCAACGGAAGaagtcaaagaaaaagaaagatcgTATGGCTCCATTATGATTGAAAGACTGACAGGCAGTGAAGATGGTCGAATTGACCATGTTCTCCAGGTGACTGAATTAGTTTCTACACTACCATATATTTTTCTGTTCTCTATACTTGACCTTCTGCATTAGGATATTTGGATTAGGTAATAGTATAGTTGTGCTGATAATTGAATCTATCATGTGTCTGTGAGGATTGAGTACCTTTGATCTGCGTAATTACCAAATAGATTATTGTTCCCGTTAACCTGCTTCGTAGTATTCATGTATCCTGGTAGAAACTAGATAAGGTAAACATTCTTGTTAAGTAAactttttgatgttttgtttttgTTACTTCAGTTCTTATAATTAAAATACTAATATGTAACTTGATCCTTGTAAGTTGATTTAAGATGCCTTAGGTGGGACTCACCAAGTTGTTAGAATTGCCTTCCTATTTGTGTTTTAAATCATGATGATATGACAACTGACCAACTAAAGCAGCATATCTGTGGTTGGTAAAAGATTTCATCAAGCTTATTCTAATTGAAAGAAACAGTTAAGATTTAGAAGCAATAACAGGTGCCTTAACTTCTATTGATAAATATGTTTAGGAGGCAAAAATGGAAGTTGGGAATTTGCTGGTGATTTTTTGATAAGCAGGGCACCAGAAAAGCCAGTATGTTCAGTACTATTTATGATTTCTTTGTGGATGCCTTCCCTCTTTCTATATCTATATACACGGAATCTGTCAACCAAGATATGCAATCTTGGTGCTGAAGACCATGCTGGTTAGGTACTGATATGGTATGGTACCAAACGAAACCGTATTAGAAGTAGATGTGTATCGGTTCACTATTTtggccttttttatttttttcgatTTTTCTAGTTATGAAGATTATTTTAAGGACTTATAGATCTTTAATTATGGTCTTAAGGGTatcttaatattattttatttcatattggtCCCAAGAGACTGTTGATTGCTTGATGGatcaattataataattaaacataaacaatatatatttttttaggttGAGAATGCATGTATCAAATTGATTTGCATTACAAAATACATACTGACATCTAGTTCCTAGTGGAGTGTCTGTCGCTCGTAGGTATTGAAATCTTTTTCATAGTTGGGGCCTTGGACGTAACTCCAACCCAAATATTGCCCACCCTTGCATCAGATAATCTGAGCATCCTAGATAGCCACCATGATACTGATCCTTTCTGATACTATGTTGTGCATATCACTCCCATTTGAGGGAAGGTTATGATTGCAAAATCTAACCCTTAATTTGGTTGAGTCTGTGGGGTTTATTAGCCACTCAAACTTGATGCTTCAGACAAAAAATATTCATATGGGTCGTACCCTAATTTTGCAGAATGGGATCCAATTTATGATGAAGATCCAGATATCTAGGGACGCATGCTATATCATCAATTGTAGCAATGTGTTGTTCTGAATCATCTCGAGGGTCTGTCTCCTATATGCTATCTCATCCTTGTAGGCTTTACATTGCACATGGTGGTCTGTATTTTGTATGGTATGACTAGGATGCGACTCTCCAATGAAAAACCAAGCGGCTGAGTCATATGCACCCCCATCATGTCTACTACTACCTTTCTGGCCAATAAATGTATCATTGCTCGAACTATCATCAGCATCATTGCTTGTATAGTGTGATGATCTGGACAGCCAGTCCTCAAAGAGCTCAATGGTCTCAGAATCCGAACAAATGGTCTCCACATCAACTCTCTTCAATGAATCTatagctttcttttctttttctttcttgttggTCTGGTTTTCACTGGCTGTCCTTGCATGTGTGGCTATGTTGGGTGGCTTGACTAGGCCTACCACTCTGAGTGGCCCTTCCTTCCCGACTGGAAAGGGTGCCATGGTGCATCTCCTATCTAGTAGATATCTCAAGGCCTTTCGATCTTGATCATCTCCCCCCGGCCTCCATCGTTGCTCCTGTTACTGGTTGTTGGCTGGTTGTGAGTGTGGCATGTGTTATGCAACCCATTGCTTTGCATTCATCCTAGTCTTTTTTGATATACACTAGTTGGGCAAGGAGGCGATCCTAGCTCAAGTCAACCTATGGCGGCTGCTTCTGCATCTTAAGCCAACAAATCATCGGATCTTCATTATTATATGCATGGTCTTTATGAAGCGGACCGTCATGCTTCAACTCCAACTCGTAAATGCACTTCAATCTAAGCCATATATCAAGTTATTCAATCTCTTCTATGTTAGGCGGGTCATCTATTTGCTATGTATTAAGGAGAAAGTTGACTAGTTGTGCTCATAGCCATTGGAGGAGACACCATCTGTGAGATGATCTGAACTACTAATCTTCTAAGGTTTATGGATGACAACTCAAACCAATGCAGTCAAGTAAATTAGATATTAGATAGTGTTTATCATCAATCACTGTACCCGATAATGTTGGTGTCAAAAAAATACTCAGAACTTGTATTGTCTTTGCTTATTAAATTGCCTTTCACCAAAGCTGTGGAATCCCTCTCTAAAAGCTTTAATCTATGAAATGCATGTATGGCATTACATACACGCTTGAATtgacaaagtaatgtttttaatttctattaaaATTGACTTTATCTCCTCCAAATATCTGGCAGCAATGAGCATCAAGCTCCATCATGTCATTGTGTAGGGCACTCAATAGCTCCTCATCCATGTCCATTACTGGACACTATATTGGAACTTTTACTTGAGTTAGTAGGCTGCTAAGATATGTAATTGATTTGATTAGAAAACACATAATTGGAcaaatttattttataagaataaacataaatttttttgtagaatgaacacatttaatttataAGAATAAACAAGCATTAAGGCTTCCACTTCGATTACCTACTAGAGGCAACTTCCTGCCTATTTGGTAATCCGATCTCTCCTCAATCATATTAATAGACTCGTTAGTATATTTCGGATTCGCCTGATTGTACCTTTGGCAGAAATCATCGTATGATACAAGCCCATTTGGGGATCCATAGATTGAGGACTTGATGTACGGGTGCAATTGCCTTGACTACTTTCTCGGCCCACTTCTAAAATTGCAGGCTTGTTACCAACCCCCTTCACATGACTCTTTTCCTTGCCACTACATGTATATGTACTCTCTTGCCACTCATGAATATCTGACACGGATTGCCTTCTTCTCAATAAGACTATCAAGTGCAATTTAGTGCATGGCGAGGTGGGTGACTACAAGCCTAAGTATCCCCCCTCGGTGTGCTTTTTCATCAAATCCAGTATTCATGTGATTATTTCCAAATTTAGTGATGGTTTGAGTTATCTCTACCACTGGCGTCACCTACTGGATCCTATCGATGTCCATCAATATCAGTTCTATGCAGTGGGCAGCATATAAGGTCTAGAAAATATATGAACACCTGatcatcaaaatatctccaacaGCTTTGTATTGTACTCCTGCATAATATGCTTCTCTATCTGATCGATTACTTGCTCCATTAAGTTCAGAATTTTCTGAGTATCGATGCACGTTTCTAGGCCTCCTATGGAAGTGTCTTGTTATCACAATATGTCCAAAAAGTGATGATGCTTTGCATGTTAGGCCTTTTATCAGCTATCAATGCTGCATCATAAATGTCCCACTTGCTCTTTTATGAGGCTATTCATCTATCTAGCTTATGATTAGCAACTCGCCATAGGTGTTCTTTGGCCTTGGAGGATCCACACCTTGACTGGCTTTCTGGATAGTGTTGATAGTAGAATGGTAATAGGTATtgctgcagaatctgcagggacATGGTTGCAGTGGAATCATGAAGCAATAGGTCTCCACATGTCCTGTTTCTATCTTCAGGAGTATAGATTCAAGCCTCTACTGTTTTTGAGTCTTTGTTTGGAAAGGCACGTGGATCTAAGTCACAGGATGTGTTCCTTGCTGGTATATCTCtggccttcttttctttcttgtcgGTGAGGTCCCAAACCTATATGCTATCCAACTGCCATCTTTACCAACAACTTGACCGGCTTCATCTGTAGGCTAGATTTGTGCAGAACCGAAACCAGAACGCCCTTGTATAATGAGGATCTAAATTGTGCCCTGTACCTggcaatcttcttcttttgccaCTAATCATTCAGATTGTCCCACATGGCAGCCTGAATCTACCATCCTCCATGTCATTAAGAACTGATGCCTTATAGTCTTGTTGATCCTTGAAGTAATATAGTGGTTCAGCTACTCAACGAAGATCGATATTTGCTTGTTTTTCTACACTTTTTTCTTGCTCTCCCTGATATCATGAAAGTGCTTCTTGTAGTTGTTTCTTACATGTAGCCATCTCAAGATAATCACTAGATAGTTGTTGCTTCAATCTCatcactccatcttcctccACCGTGCATCGTACCACTTGCACCTCTAATGTTGCTAGTCCAAAATAAATTTAACATGATCCAAACCTATGTCAATATCCTTACCTTTCTCCTTTTTTAAATCCATTTCTgtaattttaattaatatacATCATAAACAATCTCATTCATCGCCATAAATTATGATTTTTAAAAAGTAaacaaaattttatatatttttagataaattaGTAACTTTATAATTTAATTTCACTCAATATGTAATAATTTATTGCTTTATATAACTACTATGCATGTTGTCCAAGAACTATGCCTCAATTACTGATATACATTACAATATTTTTCACGGTTTTCTGTtgattaataattatttaagtAATTAAATACTTAAAATTAGATAATTTATATTGTAGTGCAAAAAATGGTTGAATTACTTCAGAAAATACATCAACATTATctatacaaaattctaatttttatattttataatttttgaatatattaattaattttaaaacaataaattattatttaattataaaatatctaaaaaatgatattaattcAGATTAATGTAGAACTCTACAAGTAAGGTTTGCCGTACCGGTACTGGATCTCGTACCAATGCCGCACTAgataggcgtaccgagtgtcggtacggtacgcggTACGTCAGGCATATCGGTACCCACGGATACTGGTATGGTATGCCCGGTACCGACCAGTACAGCATATCATGCCTACAAGAAatactatatatatttttcagccTATGGATATGCCTTAATCACTAATTTTTGTAATTTGTTTGAATTTAGATTCGTGTAGCTATCATCGTGcgcaattttaaataaattgccATTGAAATAAGGTAGCAAGTAGCATGCATACATCTAAACATGCTACCATCTTCTTACAATTTTTGACTattgttttatttattatgatatttttagatcaaaaatatatttgtaatctaaaaattacaaaatcaaagaaaaattacaaaattttGGCATTTTTTATTGATGTTACCTATTTTGgcacaaaaatgaaaaaaaaaaagaagaagaatgaatAGGAGGGAGGGGATTTACCTAATTTGACTTGGATTTATGctcaaaatcagaaaaaatcaGCAAATCTTCGCTCTTACCTGATTTTTTCCTCACACAGCCCACTCtttgaagaaaaaagaggagaaggtCATGTAGTAGCCTTCTCTCTTATTGGAGCGGCCTGAACTACCCTTCTCCAAACTAAACGGTTCTATTTGGTTTGGTTCAGACCAGTTTTTCCCACTTAACGCCTTGAATAGGCACGCAATTCCGTACTAGTTCGAATCAACATGCTTTGAACCAGGTGGTTCGGGTCTGTACGCCTAAACCAAGTGGCCCGAGTTGATTTGGCATACCACGGTTCCAGCACTATTTAATATCATGAATACAAGACGGTAACTTAAGATCGCACAATGTGGATTGAGTATATATGGCCTATTGTGCTTTTACATTTTTTTCCCCACTTAATGCATAGGTATAAACCAAGTAGAACACTTGAAATTTGATTTTTCTAGAGGTTGTAAATCATGATTAACAGTGTGAATTCTCAATTTTCATGCTCTTCATGTATTTTCATTGATGGAATGGGTTCAAAACCTACACACATGATTGCATCTCAATTCAAGATAATAGTGTATATTGGCTAaacttaaaagaaaaggataaacaTTATGTGACTTGCAAGTTTTGCTTTAAACCAAAatcattatatatttatttcatTATGTTGTGGCAAAATTGGAAAAACTGAACCATTTTCTTGTCATGATTATGCCTTTGTCAAATTCATGTATAGGGGATGTTTATTTGTCTTGTACTATTGTTTTCTATATGTCCTCTTAGTGTATGATGTTAGTCACCTAGCCAAAATACTGTTAAATGGAATTTTCTTTACCCTATCTTTTTGCTGGCTCTGCAGGTGTTCGTATtatttgtttatgattttttttggttaacCATGCAGGACAAAACATTTCGGCATCCCTACTTATCAGCTTTGGGATCACATACGTAAGAATCAACTGAACAAATTATTACTTATTTTTATGctttttatatcaaaatatttgGCAGGTCCTTTTTCATTTAATGACTTTGCTTGGATGTGTATCCAACAGTAATTATTGGCGTGATCACGACACTGCTCTCTTCATTCTCAAACACCTCTATCGTGATATGCCTGAAGAGCCCCCAGCAACTGAACAATCAAGTAGTGGATGGCGATCCAGGACTCAAAGAAGGGCCACAAAACTAATTTATGACAGGGATGCTATGGATGAAGATACTCCGTTGACATTCTCTGATAATTTACTGATTAGGGAGTTTTCTAGGAAAGCAAAAAGATCATGAATGCCACATAATGGTTTTGAAGGCTTCTGCTGCCACAATAGGGTAATCCTTTGCTTTGTataatttatattcatatttgtttatAA encodes the following:
- the LOC103719489 gene encoding phospholipase SGR2 isoform X4; the protein is MANLEKRRENEAIASVSEAASFSQVEETSPDLLKNTPSNIARLEDVIEHCKGRQKYLAQTKSPSDGEDVRWYFCKVPLAEKELAASVPQTEIVGKSDYFRFSMRDSLALEASFLQREEELLAHWWGEYAECSAGPSGPSTANMATGSRSDDLYVVEEERVGVPVKGGLYEVDLTKRHCFPVYWHGENRRVLRGHWFACKGGLDWLPLREDVAEQLELAYRCQVWHRRTYQPSGLFAARVDLQGPTQGLHALFTGVDDTWEAWLVSHNSSFTLNAGRGNGVKLRRGFSPSGSLNPTQDELRQRKEEEMDDYCSQVPVGHLVFMVHGIGQRLEKANLVDDVGDFRRITASLAERHLTPYQRSTQRVLFIPCQWRRALKLSGESAVEKITLDGVRGLRVTLSATVHDVLYYMSPIYCQDIIDSVSIYGHSLGSVLSYDILCHQECLCSPFPMESVYMERIPEQESVADASCQAFVSSGTMTSQNNNNNINGANLEQLACTATEGSSMSHPYIMVNEHNSQDISADVLEDSSNSSGFMYPKEESDDSVPRNITEKLDIDMLVTEEAGKEFGQHSGATFNAEERDSNASPTTGNGDYEGDAVKVAGMMSKDVIDKDKLISLLDEEVKALKVRIAELEHNLCTTSYPNCEKIGNREFDQGKEVKSTIKQSSLSNLSTEEDDKRSYTPYVKYTKLDFKVDTFFAVGSPLGVFLALRNIRIGIGRGQDYWQDEKISEEMPSCRQMFNIFHPFDPVAYRVEPLICKEYISKRPVIVPYHRGGKRLHIGFQEFTEDIAARSQAIASHLNSLRVKMVNVFHSRDKDNMDEATEEVKEKERSYGSIMIERLTGSEDGRIDHVLQVFVLFVYDFFWLTMQDKTFRHPYLSALGSHTNYWRDHDTALFILKHLYRDMPEEPPATEQSSSGWRSRTQRRATKLIYDRDAMDEDTPLTFSDNLLIREFSRKAKRS
- the LOC103719489 gene encoding phospholipase SGR2 isoform X3, which produces MANLEKRRENEAIASVSEAASFSQVEETSPDLLKNTPSNIARLEDVIEHCKGRQKYLAQTKSPSDGEDVRWYFCKVPLAEKELAASVPQTEIVGKSDYFRFSMRDSLALEASFLQREEELLAHWWGEYAECSAGPSGPSTANMATGSRSDDLYVVEEERVGVPVKGGLYEVDLTKRHCFPVYWHGENRRVLRGHWFACKGGLDWLPLREDVAEQLELAYRCQVWHRRTYQPSGLFAARVDLQGPTQGLHALFTGVDDTWEAWLVSHNSSFTLNAGRGNGVKLRRGFSPSGSLNPTQDELRQRKEEEMDDYCSQVPVGHLVFMVHGIGQRLEKANLVDDVGDFRRITASLAERHLTPYQRSTQRVLFIPCQWRRALKLSGESAVEKITLDGVRGLRVTLSATVHDVLYYMSPIYCQDIIDSVSNQLNRLYAKFLKRNPGYNGKVSIYGHSLGSVLSYDILCHQECLCSPFPMESVYMERIPEQESVADASCQAFVSSGTMTSQNNNNNINGANLEQLACTATEGSSMSHPYIMVNEHNSQDISADVLEDSSNSSGFMYPKEESDDSVPRNITEKLDIDMLVTEEAGKEFGQHSGATFNAEERDSNASPTTGNGDYEGDAVKVAGMMSKDVIDKDKLISLLDEEVKALKVRIAELEHNLCTTSYPNCEKIGNREFDQGKEVKSTIKQSSLSNLSTEEDDKRSYTPYVKYTKLDFKVDTFFAVGSPLGVFLALRNIRIGIGRGQDYWQDEKISEEMPSCRQMFNIFHPFDPVAYRVEPLICKEYISKRPVIVPYHRGGKRLHIGFQEFTEDIAARSQAIASHLNSLRVKMVNVFHSRDKDNMDEATEEVKEKERSYGSIMIERLTGSEDGRIDHVLQDKTFRHPYLSALGSHTNYWRDHDTALFILKHLYRDMPEEPPATEQSSSGWRSRTQRRATKLIYDRDAMDEDTPLTFSDNLLIREFSRKAKRS